One Sulfurimonas sp. HSL-3221 genomic window, GCGCAGATCGCGGCGACAGCGTTCGAGGTAGGGGGGAGCGGCGGCGCGCCGTTGCCGGCCTGCAGCGACGGTGTCGACAACGACGGCGACGGCCTGACGGACCTGGCCGATCCGGGGTGTGCCGACAGCGCGGACGATGACGAGACCGACGCGGTCACACCGGCGACGCCCGAACCGCTCCCGGAGTGCAGCGACGGCATCGACAACGACGGTGACGGCAAAACCGACCTGCAGGACCCCAGCTGTTCGGATGCCTCCGACAACGACGAAACCTACCCGCTTAAACGCCGCGGCGGAAAATAGACGCAGGCTTCCTCTGCGGTGCCGTGCGTTCCGGGCGGTCGCGGGGGCGCTTTGGGCCCCTTCCTCTTTTACACAACTTTAACCCCCTTTGCATTACAATAACAACCAAATTGGCTGCAGGAGCGGGGATGATCGTCGGGATTGAAGGCGCGGTAGAACACAAAGAACCAACAGTGGTGCACCTGAACGTCTCAGGGCTGATCTACGAGGTTTTCATTTCGCTTCAGACCTACGGCGCCATCCGCGAACCCCGGGTCAAACTCCACACCTCCCACATTATCCGCGAAGACGCCCAGCTGCTGTTCGGTTTTTTTGAGAAGGGCGAAAAGGTGCTTTTCGAACGCCTGATCAAAATCAACGGTGTCGGCCCCAAGGTCGCCCAGGCGATCTGTTCGACCTTTACGGCCGCGCAGTTCGGGCAGGTGATCGCGGCCAACGATATCGCCCAGCTCAAGCGCGTACCGGGCATCGGTCCCAAGAGTGCGGGACGGATCCTCGTCGAGCTGGCGGGCTTCGACATCGAACTGACCGCCGGACACGCGGCCGTCACGGCCGCCTCCGGCGAAGCGGCCCAGGCCCTGGAATCCCTGGGCTTCAAAAAAGAGGAAGTGGCCAAAGCCCTGGCCAAATGCGAAAGCACCGAGACCTCCGCCCTGGTCAAAGAGGCGCTCAAACTACTTCAGAAACTGTAAGGATCACCTTGAAATTAGCGATTGTATTCGGCGGCGCGAGTTACGAACACGAGATCAGCATCGTCAGCGCCATCACCGTGATGGAGAAGCTTTCCGGCTATGAATTGACGTTCGTTTTCTGCGACCAGGACCACACCTTTTACCTGATCGACCGCGGCAATATGAAGGCGAAGTATTTTGCTTCCGGCGACTATAAAAAGGCTCCGGTACTGACCCTGACCAAAGGGGCGTTCGTACAAAAACGCCGCCTGGGTTCCACCGAGCATGCGATGCCGGTGCTGAACCTGATCCACGGCGCCGACGGCGAGGACGGAACGGTCGCGTCGCTGCTGTCGTTCTTCGATATTCCCTTCATCGGCCCGCGCACGGATGCATCGGTGCTCAGCTTCGACAAGCGCATGACCAAGTGGTTCGCCGCGGGACGCGGTGTCAAAACGGTGGCATACGAAGAGCTGCACGCCGCGGCGGAGCACAAGGTGTCGACGTCCATGCCCTGCATCGTCAAGCCTTCACGCCTGGGCAGCTCCATCGGGGTCAGCGTCGTCAAAAACGCCGCGGAACTCGATTATGCCCTCGACGTCGCCTTTGAGTTCGATGACAGCGTCATCGTCGAGCCCTTCATCGCCGGGGTCAAAGAGTATAACCTGGCCGGCTACCGTGGGGCGGAGGGGATCGTCTACTCCATCATCGAAGAGCCGCAGAAAAACGAGTTCCTCGATTTCGACAAGAAGTACCTCGACTTTGCCCGCAGCGGGGAGGTCGGCGGCGCCGCGATCGACGACGTGCTGGCTGTCAAGCTCAAACTGGCCTTCGCCTCCATTTACGACGGGCTCTTCGAAGGGGCGCTGATCCGCTGCGATTTCTTCGTCATTGACGGCGAGGTCTATCTCAACGAGATCAACCCCATCCCGGGGTCGATGGCGAACTATCTTTTCGCGGATTTCCCCGCGGCCGTCGCTGATCTGCTCTCGAACCTGCCGCGTGCGCGCCGCCCGCAGGTGGATTACAAATACATTCACTCCATCAATGCAGCCAAAGGAAAATAGTGGCCATCAAGACCCTCCAATACGCCCAGCAGACTTTCTCGATCAGTTACGAGATCGTCAATCCCGGGGCGAAGCACACCATCGTTTTCCTGCACGGCTGGGGTTCGAACAAGGAGCTGATGAAGCAGGCGTTCGGCCGGACGCTCGATACCTTCCGGCATGTCTACATCGACCTGCCGGGATTCGGCAATTCGACGGCGCCGATTGCACTGGACAGTGAAGGCTACGCCGATATCATGGAACTTTTCCTGGCGCAGATCAATGCCAACGACAAGGAGGTGATCGTCGGGCACTCCTTCGGCGGCAAGGTGGCGACCCTGCTGCGCCCCCGGCTGCTGGTGCTGCTCTCCTCCGCGGGGATCGTCTGGCCCAAGCCGCTGAAAGTGCGGGCGAAGATCGCCGCGTTCAAACTGCTCAAGAACCTGGGGTTGGCCCAGCTGCGCGCGCGTTTCGTCGCCGAGGACGCCAAGTCGCTGAACCGGGTGATGTACGAGACCTTCAAGCGCGTCGTCAACGAAGATTTTTCGGGCACCTTCCGCCACTTCGGCGGGCGGGCGCTGCTGTGCTGGGGGCGCGACGATACGGCGACGCCGATGAAGAGCGCGGAAAAGATCGACACCCTCATTGAGAACAGCCGCCTGGTCGCGATGGAGGGGGACCACTACTTCTTCCTGAAACAGCCCGAAGCGGTCGCGGCGGAGATCGCCGCCGAATTCACCCGGAGCGTCAAGTGACCCCGGCGATGGCACAGGCCGTGGCATTCGCGACCAACCTTGCGCTGGTCCTGACGCTCGGGTGGTATCTCATTCTTAATCTGCAGTGGTACAGCTACAAGCTCGAGCGCGTCGTGCTCAACCACCACAAACGCAGCTGGCACCTTCTCTACTTCGTCGTGCCGTTTCTCGCCTATTTCGTCCTCGGCGACCTTTTCCCGCTCTTTTTCCTGCTCTATTTCGGCGCGTTCGTCTGGTGGTACGTGCGCCTGGACAAGAAGCTGGTGCTGACCTGGCGGGTCAAGCGTTTCCTGATCCTGCTCGGTGCGCTGGCGCTGTTCGGCGATTTCCTCTGCCTTATCAAGAGCTGCGGCACCCTGCCGCTTTTCCTCCCGCTGCTGCTGGCGTGGCTGCTCTCCACGGGCATCGAGAAATTCCTCTTCCTCGCCTATAAAAAAGAGGCGAAGCGCAAACTCGCCCGCCTGGAGGGGCTGACCGTCGTCGCCGTGACGGGGAGCTACGGCAAAACGAGCATGAAGAACTTCATCGCCCAGCTGCTGGGGACGCAGTTTGAGGTCTACATGACGCCGCGCAGCGTCAATACCCTCGGCGGCATCATCAAAGATATCAATGAAGATTTGCCTGATACGGCCCGGGTCTATGTTTGCGAGGCAGGCGCCCGACGTCCCGGCGACATTCTGGAGATCGCCCAGCTCGTGGCGCCGCACTACGCCGTCGTCGGCAAGGTCGGGCCGCAGCACCTGGAGTATTTCGGTGACCTGGAGACGATCGTGCGTACCAAGCTGGAACTGATCCAGTCA contains:
- a CDS encoding UDP-N-acetylmuramoyl-tripeptide--D-alanyl-D-alanine ligase gives rise to the protein MTPAMAQAVAFATNLALVLTLGWYLILNLQWYSYKLERVVLNHHKRSWHLLYFVVPFLAYFVLGDLFPLFFLLYFGAFVWWYVRLDKKLVLTWRVKRFLILLGALALFGDFLCLIKSCGTLPLFLPLLLAWLLSTGIEKFLFLAYKKEAKRKLARLEGLTVVAVTGSYGKTSMKNFIAQLLGTQFEVYMTPRSVNTLGGIIKDINEDLPDTARVYVCEAGARRPGDILEIAQLVAPHYAVVGKVGPQHLEYFGDLETIVRTKLELIQSPRLKQALVHFEATEEPHEKVRFFGTEIGNIAADLDGTSFDLALDDAPLHLHAPVLGGFNAVNIEAAVLIAREMGMTDDAIIKGVEALQPVEHRLQRIDAGGKIILDDGYNGNIDGMKEGIRLCSMHPGRKVIVTPGLVESTEALNRELIEAINGVFDLVIVTGKLNAAQFKAQLDVPDAIYLEEKSTLTSVLAEKTRPGDIIYFANDAPNFI
- a CDS encoding alpha/beta fold hydrolase, which gives rise to MAIKTLQYAQQTFSISYEIVNPGAKHTIVFLHGWGSNKELMKQAFGRTLDTFRHVYIDLPGFGNSTAPIALDSEGYADIMELFLAQINANDKEVIVGHSFGGKVATLLRPRLLVLLSSAGIVWPKPLKVRAKIAAFKLLKNLGLAQLRARFVAEDAKSLNRVMYETFKRVVNEDFSGTFRHFGGRALLCWGRDDTATPMKSAEKIDTLIENSRLVAMEGDHYFFLKQPEAVAAEIAAEFTRSVK
- the ruvA gene encoding Holliday junction branch migration protein RuvA, giving the protein MIVGIEGAVEHKEPTVVHLNVSGLIYEVFISLQTYGAIREPRVKLHTSHIIREDAQLLFGFFEKGEKVLFERLIKINGVGPKVAQAICSTFTAAQFGQVIAANDIAQLKRVPGIGPKSAGRILVELAGFDIELTAGHAAVTAASGEAAQALESLGFKKEEVAKALAKCESTETSALVKEALKLLQKL
- a CDS encoding D-alanine--D-alanine ligase encodes the protein MKLAIVFGGASYEHEISIVSAITVMEKLSGYELTFVFCDQDHTFYLIDRGNMKAKYFASGDYKKAPVLTLTKGAFVQKRRLGSTEHAMPVLNLIHGADGEDGTVASLLSFFDIPFIGPRTDASVLSFDKRMTKWFAAGRGVKTVAYEELHAAAEHKVSTSMPCIVKPSRLGSSIGVSVVKNAAELDYALDVAFEFDDSVIVEPFIAGVKEYNLAGYRGAEGIVYSIIEEPQKNEFLDFDKKYLDFARSGEVGGAAIDDVLAVKLKLAFASIYDGLFEGALIRCDFFVIDGEVYLNEINPIPGSMANYLFADFPAAVADLLSNLPRARRPQVDYKYIHSINAAKGK